One region of Oxalobacteraceae bacterium OTU3CAMAD1 genomic DNA includes:
- a CDS encoding matrilysin family metalloendoprotease, whose translation MSKYPAERAQQLAKIVHREGARGDAVAHFKRLLTRLGYYPRPIPHLDAADDKSDLYDADMTRAVRIFQAYFHLPVTGNIDVQTLKLLRQPRCGVRDIPEGVDLKALSDALGNSGDEEQDPFTFRFNSGPWESYDLRYQVYNGSPDLATEVECIDAAFQVWAGVSPLSFTRVDSEPDIRLGFESGDHGDNSPFDGPGNIVAHGFYPRTGLVHFDEAENWRDWRFGSAGGQDLLNVAIHEIGHALGLGHSREDNAVMFPFVQNGQHTLAEEDIRGILSLYPFRVGAGARASVVNLWAFAGGTGSALVDFGRRRRFLAFGQATFVDALTDFDRDNACAIDVFRVDGELIGNAGFGGDHLGTNGAPSNLFQGAFIGVGRTVQFRLSTFHSSDLEAYGVGCVLALD comes from the coding sequence ATGAGCAAATATCCCGCCGAGCGAGCGCAGCAACTCGCCAAGATCGTCCATCGCGAAGGCGCGCGAGGCGACGCCGTAGCACATTTCAAACGACTGCTGACGCGGCTCGGCTACTATCCTCGGCCCATTCCGCATCTGGACGCGGCGGACGATAAAAGCGACCTCTACGATGCCGACATGACGCGCGCGGTGCGCATCTTCCAGGCATATTTCCACCTGCCGGTGACCGGCAACATCGATGTCCAGACCCTGAAGCTGCTGCGCCAGCCTCGTTGCGGCGTGCGCGATATTCCGGAAGGCGTCGATCTGAAGGCGCTGTCGGACGCGCTGGGCAACTCGGGAGATGAGGAACAGGACCCGTTCACCTTCCGCTTCAACAGCGGACCGTGGGAAAGCTACGATCTGCGCTACCAGGTCTATAACGGCTCGCCCGACCTGGCGACCGAGGTCGAGTGCATCGACGCGGCGTTCCAGGTATGGGCCGGCGTCAGCCCGCTCAGTTTCACGCGCGTCGACAGCGAACCGGACATCCGCCTCGGCTTCGAATCGGGCGACCATGGCGACAATTCGCCGTTCGACGGCCCCGGCAATATCGTCGCGCACGGTTTCTATCCGAGGACCGGGCTGGTCCACTTCGACGAGGCCGAGAACTGGCGCGACTGGCGTTTCGGCTCGGCCGGCGGCCAGGACCTGTTGAACGTCGCCATCCACGAGATCGGCCATGCCCTGGGGCTCGGGCATTCCCGGGAAGACAACGCGGTCATGTTCCCGTTCGTCCAGAACGGCCAGCACACGTTGGCGGAGGAGGACATTCGCGGCATTTTGAGCCTCTACCCGTTCCGGGTCGGTGCCGGCGCGCGGGCGAGCGTGGTCAACCTGTGGGCCTTCGCCGGCGGCACCGGTTCGGCGCTGGTCGATTTCGGCCGGCGCCGCCGCTTCCTGGCGTTCGGGCAGGCGACGTTCGTCGATGCGCTGACCGACTTCGACCGCGACAACGCCTGCGCGATCGACGTGTTCCGCGTCGATGGCGAACTGATCGGTAATGCCGGTTTCGGCGGCGACCACCTGGGCACGAATGGCGCCCCCAGCAACCTGTTCCAGGGCGCGTTCATCGGCGTGGGGCGGACGGTGCAGTTTCGGTTGAGCACGTTCCATTCATCCGACCTTGAGGCATATGGCGTGGGCTGCGTGCTCGCGCTCGACTAA
- a CDS encoding EAL domain-containing protein: MNVSPHTFILFSLGTDLILCAVLVFLWWRHSDEKHAIAWAAGQLAMTAGSLFWYLGPPDWPRHALAAITLTVSVAGFWAGTEFFLGNLKRRHVRIAALSFVLFGCAVYAAWTTLGGPVETITAFTYGLTFLWVGWRLAGKRNQYRLLGLILVARGMFNFANGMNLVPAVFEVWFAWSFLIKASSMLCLIHAVQEKIQKRYTHAIDSLSKGFLMYDRDGRIRSANESSARLLGAPSVKQLLGTHVADWMPAISRQKVAEHFQRFAAATRYPHVETAVIDGGGGRELPLELLASPHYERGQLHCMMLVMDITERKKNDDLLQRAANYDSVTGLLNRHGLSGRLAAALTQAGASGQACAVLFIDIDKFKRVNDCFGHAAGDQLLTQMAQLLRAVVREGDVLARFGGDEFIVVLQGLPQADVDGAAAACGQQILRALGCGFQLSPQLITVSASIGVACFPRDGDDADTLTRNADIAMHDVKNTGRGELRFFDPAMSAYARDALVIDGALRGAIQAGELILAYQPIISAASGRMDKVEALLRWHSASLGTVGPDRFIPVAEDSGLIIELGAWVLDEACRQLADWRDSLPELVVSINVSARQLLDPAFIGLVERALADNGLAPGRLELELTERVLISDGAQVRGALGRLRELGVSISLDDFGTGYSSLSYLTQFRIDTLKIDRAFVTDMVDSPRSNALVATIIAMGHSLGLQLVAEGVETAGQARALEAMGCHYLQGYHISRPVGAAAMLQFAARSDAAVESEPPPTVLPTVLL, translated from the coding sequence ATGAACGTATCGCCCCACACCTTTATCCTGTTCTCGCTCGGCACCGATCTGATCCTGTGCGCGGTGCTGGTGTTCCTGTGGTGGCGGCACAGCGACGAAAAGCACGCGATCGCCTGGGCGGCGGGCCAGTTGGCGATGACCGCCGGCAGCCTTTTTTGGTACTTGGGACCGCCGGACTGGCCACGGCACGCGTTGGCGGCCATCACGCTCACCGTCAGCGTGGCCGGATTCTGGGCCGGCACCGAATTTTTCCTTGGTAATCTCAAACGCCGCCATGTGCGTATCGCCGCGTTGTCGTTCGTGCTGTTCGGCTGCGCCGTCTATGCGGCATGGACCACGTTGGGGGGACCGGTCGAGACCATCACCGCCTTCACTTATGGCCTGACCTTCCTCTGGGTCGGCTGGCGTCTCGCGGGAAAGCGTAACCAGTACCGCTTGCTTGGCCTGATACTGGTGGCGCGTGGCATGTTCAACTTTGCAAACGGCATGAACCTGGTGCCGGCCGTGTTCGAGGTCTGGTTCGCCTGGTCGTTCCTGATCAAGGCGAGCTCGATGTTGTGCCTGATCCACGCGGTGCAAGAAAAGATACAGAAGCGCTACACCCACGCGATCGACAGCCTGAGCAAGGGATTCCTGATGTACGACCGCGACGGCCGTATCCGCTCCGCCAACGAGAGCAGCGCCCGCTTGCTCGGCGCGCCCAGTGTCAAGCAGCTGCTCGGCACCCATGTGGCCGATTGGATGCCGGCCATCAGCCGCCAGAAAGTTGCCGAGCACTTCCAGCGGTTCGCCGCCGCCACGCGCTATCCCCATGTCGAAACGGCGGTCATCGACGGCGGCGGCGGGCGCGAGCTGCCACTCGAATTGCTCGCTTCGCCGCACTACGAGCGCGGCCAGCTGCATTGCATGATGCTGGTAATGGATATCACCGAGCGCAAGAAGAACGACGACCTGTTGCAGCGCGCCGCCAACTACGACAGCGTCACCGGCTTGTTGAACCGGCACGGCCTGTCGGGGCGGCTGGCCGCCGCGCTGACGCAGGCAGGCGCGAGCGGCCAAGCCTGCGCTGTGCTGTTCATCGATATCGACAAGTTCAAGCGCGTCAACGATTGCTTCGGCCATGCGGCCGGCGACCAGTTGCTGACCCAGATGGCGCAGCTGCTGCGCGCTGTGGTGCGCGAGGGCGACGTGCTGGCCCGCTTCGGCGGCGACGAGTTCATCGTGGTGTTGCAGGGACTGCCGCAGGCCGATGTCGACGGTGCGGCGGCGGCATGCGGCCAGCAGATCCTGCGGGCGCTGGGCTGCGGCTTCCAGCTGTCGCCGCAGTTGATCACCGTCTCGGCCAGCATCGGTGTGGCGTGTTTCCCGCGCGACGGCGACGACGCCGACACGCTGACCCGCAACGCCGACATCGCCATGCACGACGTCAAGAACACCGGCAGGGGCGAGCTGCGCTTCTTCGACCCGGCCATGAGCGCGTACGCGCGCGACGCGCTAGTGATCGACGGCGCGCTGCGCGGGGCGATCCAGGCAGGCGAGCTCATCCTTGCGTATCAACCGATCATCAGCGCCGCCAGCGGTCGCATGGACAAGGTCGAGGCGCTGCTGCGCTGGCATAGCGCCTCGCTGGGCACGGTCGGCCCGGACCGTTTCATTCCGGTTGCCGAGGATAGCGGCCTGATCATTGAACTGGGCGCCTGGGTGCTCGACGAGGCCTGCCGCCAATTGGCGGACTGGCGCGACAGCCTGCCGGAGCTCGTGGTCAGCATCAACGTGTCCGCGCGGCAGCTGCTCGACCCGGCGTTCATCGGGCTGGTGGAACGGGCGTTGGCGGACAACGGCCTGGCGCCCGGGCGGCTCGAGCTCGAGCTGACCGAGCGTGTGCTCATCAGCGATGGCGCGCAGGTGCGGGGGGCGCTGGGCCGGTTGCGCGAGCTCGGCGTCAGCATCTCGCTCGACGACTTCGGCACGGGGTACTCGTCGCTCAGTTACTTGACCCAATTCCGGATCGACACGCTCAAGATCGACCGCGCCTTCGTCACCGACATGGTGGACAGCCCGCGCAGCAACGCGCTGGTGGCGACCATCATCGCCATGGGCCACAGCCTCGGCCTGCAACTGGTGGCGGAGGGCGTGGAAACGGCCGGCCAGGCGCGCGCGCTCGAGGCCATGGGATGTCATTACTTGCAGGGATACCACATCTCGCGGCCGGTCGGCGCGGCTGCGATGCTGCAGTTTGCCGCCCGGTCCGACGCTGCAGTCGAGTCCGAGCCGCCGCCGACCGTTCTCCCGACCGTTCTCCTTTAA
- a CDS encoding trypsin-like peptidase domain-containing protein — translation MSHRIGRVIHDGRTVTQASGIDLDPSDGPHGPVRFVMLHFDNANLSGAARLTVPLGYGTDVFTASSGSTFWSRPIDAATLPIQIRISGGDGSVRLLEFGVGEPDVPPGHPPGTAEGSLTNPDVFLHTSPYVDPTYETRVQCGGAFDWQNAACPLSPIADSVRSRVAAATGIIVEAHGDHLTTCSGTLIAADLFLTARHCLPDPNRADQLSASVSFDYATACDGTRPAGHVTRFFKVTEDVASGSPPVGSSPPPATDWVVVRLDAAPGALPAPLTLREASLMPNETIFTMHHPNGAVKKTQAGIFSGGSVTGFDFAGGSSGSALFDSAGQLVGGPLSRGSGCFASFAPAAAIKAALSNPPAPPAPIDVMVVFDHSGSMAASAPPIGRSKLAEAQDAASLFVQLVREGQGDRIGLVGFSTLADIVVPPAPAATAKPALVGPPPFTGGHIGAITAGGATSIGAGVGTALLALGGTANQRAILLLTDGLQNTAPMLEEVEGALGNTIVNVIGLGSDADIDGPLLSRVAHEHGGHFTRATDGLALRKFFGLSFGNIFETGALSDPEFVLKASQKASDPHHFDVCGEQRITLALTWDDLAAPLRAAIYTPSGQLVSERTIVPVRGRSWVFWRIPLPHEGERDGRWTFVVDRVPTGGEFPPEATDVRYQYIVICAGGPKLVSLTPKRRHYTGDTFDPLVALHYPDRTFPPATVVLHIERPDIALGQLATDAGLRPPVVVGDTLDAFHATLQAIARGAGGTLPIPTSRLQVPLCDDGMHDDGAMEPDGVYNHPLSDLFRAEGTYQFRAVATFGEGCTTTREAHWSVHVVPAIDPDRTIVTVVAGGDGPDGRAGTLVITPIDPYGNPIGPGRGGLFVVSPLPGVRIIGTPHDRGDGSYEVDVVWDPEITAQPGVIVQQPDRPPIVVSPAPGDGECPPRDCREAACDLLDCLGLEGVDTKSVRVTRVCLEVDVQPPPCKPDSGDDKARQAGKPRRKGPCC, via the coding sequence ATGAGTCATCGTATCGGTCGCGTCATCCACGACGGCCGCACCGTCACCCAGGCGTCGGGCATCGACCTCGACCCGTCCGACGGGCCACACGGTCCCGTGCGCTTTGTCATGCTCCATTTCGACAACGCCAATCTTTCCGGCGCGGCGCGCCTGACCGTGCCGTTGGGGTACGGCACCGACGTGTTCACGGCCAGTTCGGGCAGCACCTTCTGGTCGCGGCCGATCGACGCGGCAACGTTGCCGATACAGATCCGCATCAGCGGCGGCGATGGCAGCGTTCGGTTGCTGGAGTTCGGCGTTGGCGAACCCGACGTGCCGCCCGGCCACCCGCCGGGCACCGCCGAGGGCAGTTTGACCAACCCGGACGTGTTTCTGCACACCAGTCCCTATGTTGATCCGACCTACGAAACCCGGGTGCAGTGCGGCGGCGCCTTTGACTGGCAGAATGCGGCATGCCCCTTGTCTCCCATCGCCGACAGCGTGCGCAGCCGTGTCGCGGCGGCGACCGGCATCATCGTCGAGGCCCACGGCGACCATCTCACCACCTGTAGCGGCACGCTCATCGCGGCCGATCTGTTCCTCACCGCCAGGCATTGCCTGCCCGATCCCAATCGTGCTGACCAGTTGAGCGCTTCGGTCTCGTTCGACTACGCCACGGCATGCGATGGCACCCGGCCGGCCGGGCATGTGACGCGCTTTTTCAAGGTCACCGAGGACGTCGCGTCGGGCAGCCCGCCGGTCGGCTCGAGCCCGCCGCCCGCCACCGACTGGGTGGTCGTGCGGCTCGACGCCGCGCCCGGCGCGTTGCCGGCGCCGTTGACGCTGCGGGAGGCCTCGCTGATGCCCAACGAGACCATCTTCACGATGCACCACCCCAATGGCGCGGTGAAGAAGACGCAGGCCGGCATATTCAGCGGCGGCTCGGTCACGGGCTTCGATTTCGCCGGCGGCAGTTCGGGATCGGCGCTGTTCGACAGCGCGGGCCAACTCGTCGGCGGCCCGCTGAGCCGGGGCTCCGGCTGCTTTGCCAGCTTTGCGCCGGCCGCCGCGATCAAAGCGGCGCTGTCGAACCCGCCGGCGCCGCCCGCGCCGATCGATGTCATGGTGGTGTTCGACCACTCGGGCAGCATGGCGGCCAGCGCCCCTCCCATCGGGCGCAGCAAGCTGGCCGAAGCCCAGGACGCGGCGTCCCTGTTCGTGCAGCTGGTGCGCGAAGGGCAGGGCGACCGCATCGGCCTGGTCGGATTCAGCACGCTGGCCGACATTGTGGTGCCGCCGGCGCCGGCCGCCACGGCCAAACCGGCGTTGGTGGGGCCGCCGCCGTTCACGGGCGGACACATCGGCGCCATTACGGCCGGCGGGGCGACCAGCATCGGCGCCGGCGTCGGCACGGCCTTGCTCGCGCTGGGCGGCACGGCCAATCAGCGCGCAATCCTGCTGTTGACCGACGGCTTGCAAAACACCGCGCCCATGCTGGAGGAAGTGGAGGGCGCGCTGGGCAACACCATCGTCAACGTGATCGGCCTCGGATCGGACGCCGATATCGACGGCCCGCTGTTGAGCCGGGTGGCGCACGAGCACGGCGGCCATTTCACGCGCGCGACCGACGGCCTGGCGCTGCGCAAGTTCTTCGGCCTGAGCTTCGGCAACATCTTCGAAACGGGCGCCCTCAGCGACCCCGAGTTCGTGCTCAAGGCCAGCCAGAAGGCGTCGGACCCGCATCACTTCGATGTCTGCGGCGAGCAGCGCATCACGCTCGCGCTGACGTGGGACGACCTGGCGGCGCCGCTGCGCGCGGCCATCTACACGCCGTCGGGCCAGCTGGTGTCGGAGCGGACCATCGTTCCGGTGCGCGGGCGCAGCTGGGTGTTCTGGCGCATACCGCTGCCGCACGAGGGCGAGCGCGACGGCCGCTGGACATTCGTGGTCGACCGGGTGCCGACCGGCGGCGAGTTCCCGCCGGAGGCGACCGATGTGCGTTACCAATACATTGTCATCTGCGCCGGCGGTCCCAAGCTCGTTTCGTTGACGCCCAAGCGGCGCCATTACACGGGCGATACCTTCGATCCCCTCGTGGCGCTGCATTACCCCGACCGCACTTTTCCGCCCGCGACGGTGGTCCTGCACATCGAACGGCCCGATATCGCCTTGGGGCAGCTGGCCACGGACGCCGGCCTGCGCCCGCCGGTGGTGGTCGGCGACACACTCGACGCCTTCCATGCGACGCTGCAGGCCATCGCGCGCGGCGCCGGGGGAACCTTGCCGATTCCGACGTCCAGGTTGCAGGTGCCGCTGTGCGACGACGGCATGCACGACGACGGCGCCATGGAGCCGGACGGCGTCTACAATCACCCGTTGAGCGACCTGTTCCGCGCCGAGGGCACCTACCAGTTCCGCGCGGTCGCCACCTTCGGCGAAGGCTGCACCACCACCCGTGAGGCGCACTGGTCCGTGCACGTCGTGCCGGCGATCGACCCCGACCGCACCATCGTCACCGTGGTGGCGGGCGGCGACGGCCCCGATGGCCGCGCGGGCACGCTGGTCATCACGCCCATCGACCCATACGGCAATCCGATCGGCCCCGGCCGGGGTGGCTTGTTCGTGGTGTCGCCGTTGCCGGGTGTTCGAATCATCGGCACGCCGCATGACCGGGGCGACGGCAGCTACGAAGTGGACGTTGTCTGGGACCCGGAGATCACGGCGCAGCCCGGTGTCATCGTGCAGCAGCCCGACCGGCCGCCCATCGTTGTATCGCCGGCGCCTGGTGACGGCGAATGCCCGCCGCGCGATTGCCGCGAGGCCGCCTGTGACCTCCTGGATTGCCTCGGGTTAGAGGGCGTGGACACAAAATCGGTGCGCGTCACGCGCGTTTGCCTCGAAGTCGACGTCCAACCGCCGCCATGCAAGCCGGACAGTGGTGATGACAAGGCGCGCCAGGCCGGGAAGCCGCGCCGGAAGGGGCCCTGCTGCTAA
- the kefC gene encoding glutathione-regulated potassium-efflux system protein KefC encodes MAHGFLLHMVFYLVAAVVLVPLAKRAGMGAVLGYLAAGALIGPWGLSLIGNVEDVLSVSEFGVVLMLFLIGLELEPKKLWSLRRPIFGWGGVQVLIVSAALAAAAMAFGVDWKIALVAGLGMSLSSTAIVLATLGERKLMPSPAGSASFSILLFQDIAAIPMIALVPLLAGVAAEHESGGWMRAVKLVAVLLTLVAFGRCLVNPVMRFLARTGLRELFTAFALLLVIGICLLMESVGLSLALGTFTAGVLLADSEYRHQLVSDLEPFKGLLLGLFFMAVGMSADFGVLLAHPLLVAGLTCGLLLLKGGLLYGMSFWFDIPRGQRLFFALLMSQGGEFAFVVFGTAVEARVLASETSAMLVMVVTLSMVATPLLLLLYDKLAAPRLRTAKKKREADKITVEHPVIIAGFGRFGQIIGRLLSANRIGVTVLDHDPDQIELLRKFGYEVFYGDATRIDLLEAAGIGKATTLVIAIDNVDDSLALVDAVRERYPSLTILARARNVTHYYELLDRGVTLIERETFESSLQLGAKVLQQLGFAAERAEHAARTFRTHNLKMLMEVYPHQQDQDEMVSLTRKGRLELEEMFAGDAAAFKTAENQPQQPGSGPTFGHEPGTNKP; translated from the coding sequence ATGGCACACGGCTTTCTCTTACACATGGTGTTTTATCTGGTGGCGGCCGTCGTGCTGGTGCCGCTGGCCAAGCGGGCCGGCATGGGCGCGGTGCTCGGTTATCTGGCCGCCGGCGCCCTCATCGGCCCGTGGGGCCTGTCGCTGATCGGCAATGTGGAGGACGTGCTGAGCGTCTCGGAATTTGGCGTGGTGTTGATGCTGTTCCTGATCGGCCTGGAACTGGAGCCGAAAAAACTGTGGTCGCTGCGCCGGCCCATCTTCGGCTGGGGCGGCGTGCAGGTGCTCATCGTCAGCGCGGCGCTCGCGGCGGCGGCCATGGCGTTCGGCGTCGACTGGAAGATCGCCCTGGTCGCCGGCCTCGGCATGTCGCTGTCGTCGACCGCCATCGTGCTCGCCACCCTGGGCGAGCGCAAGCTGATGCCGAGCCCCGCCGGCTCGGCGAGCTTTTCCATTTTGCTGTTCCAGGATATCGCCGCCATCCCGATGATCGCGCTGGTGCCGCTGCTGGCCGGCGTGGCCGCCGAGCATGAAAGCGGCGGCTGGATGCGCGCCGTCAAGCTGGTGGCGGTGCTGCTGACCTTGGTCGCCTTCGGCCGCTGCCTGGTCAACCCGGTGATGCGTTTTCTCGCCCGCACCGGCCTGCGCGAGTTGTTCACCGCCTTCGCGCTGCTGCTGGTGATCGGCATCTGTCTGCTGATGGAATCGGTCGGGCTGTCGCTGGCGCTGGGCACGTTCACCGCCGGCGTGTTGCTGGCCGACTCCGAATACCGCCACCAGCTGGTCAGCGACCTGGAGCCGTTCAAGGGACTGCTGTTGGGCCTGTTCTTCATGGCGGTCGGCATGTCGGCCGACTTCGGCGTGCTGCTGGCCCATCCGCTGCTGGTGGCGGGGCTCACCTGCGGCCTGCTGCTGCTCAAAGGCGGCCTGCTGTACGGCATGTCCTTCTGGTTCGACATTCCGCGCGGCCAGCGGCTGTTCTTCGCGCTGCTGATGTCGCAGGGCGGCGAATTCGCCTTCGTGGTGTTCGGCACGGCCGTCGAAGCCAGGGTGCTGGCGTCGGAGACCTCGGCCATGCTGGTGATGGTGGTAACGCTATCGATGGTGGCCACGCCGCTGTTGCTGCTGCTGTACGACAAGCTGGCCGCGCCGCGCCTGCGCACGGCGAAAAAGAAGCGCGAAGCGGACAAGATCACGGTCGAGCACCCTGTCATCATCGCCGGCTTCGGCCGTTTCGGCCAGATCATCGGCCGCCTGTTGTCGGCCAACCGCATCGGCGTCACGGTGCTCGACCACGATCCCGACCAGATCGAATTGCTGCGCAAATTCGGCTACGAAGTGTTCTACGGCGACGCCACCCGCATCGACCTGCTGGAAGCGGCCGGCATCGGCAAGGCCACCACCCTGGTGATCGCGATCGACAACGTCGACGACAGCCTGGCGCTGGTCGACGCCGTGCGCGAGCGCTATCCATCGCTGACGATCCTGGCGCGGGCGCGCAATGTCACCCACTACTACGAACTACTGGACCGTGGCGTGACGCTGATCGAGCGCGAGACCTTCGAGTCGTCGCTGCAACTCGGCGCCAAGGTACTGCAACAGCTGGGCTTTGCCGCCGAACGCGCCGAGCATGCCGCGCGCACCTTCCGCACGCACAACCTCAAGATGCTGATGGAAGTGTACCCGCACCAGCAGGATCAGGACGAGATGGTCTCGCTCACGCGCAAGGGACGCCTGGAACTGGAGGAAATGTTCGCCGGCGACGCCGCCGCCTTCAAAACCGCCGAAAACCAACCCCAACAGCCGGGGTCAGGTCCGACATTCGGACACGAGCCCGGCACTAACAAGCCTTAG
- a CDS encoding FxDxF family PEP-CTERM protein — translation MKTLLKNTLAVAALALTAHAHAVTDVSGDFLAGYTGSRDAAFDVLSADVSFNAATNEFVFSTTAAGAIAGVNGAAYVFGLNAGGTANAPFTSVGLPGAVFNRTVTLRANGTAGVGATPITEQIVGDRIFTTVSASLLPSNGLAFKDYTWTVWSIDTNVAGLARLADFAPDANINVTAVPEPATYGMLLAGLGMLGMVARRRRASAEG, via the coding sequence ATGAAAACTTTGTTAAAGAATACGCTGGCCGTGGCCGCGCTGGCCCTGACGGCCCATGCCCACGCCGTGACCGACGTGTCCGGCGATTTCCTGGCCGGCTACACCGGCAGCCGCGACGCCGCCTTCGACGTGCTGTCGGCCGACGTCAGCTTCAACGCCGCCACCAATGAGTTCGTGTTCAGCACGACGGCGGCGGGCGCGATCGCCGGCGTCAACGGCGCCGCCTACGTCTTCGGCCTCAACGCCGGCGGCACGGCCAACGCGCCGTTCACGTCGGTCGGACTGCCGGGCGCGGTCTTTAACCGCACGGTCACCTTGCGCGCCAACGGCACTGCCGGGGTTGGCGCCACGCCGATCACCGAGCAAATCGTCGGCGACCGCATTTTCACCACCGTGTCGGCATCGCTGCTGCCATCGAACGGCCTGGCGTTCAAGGATTACACCTGGACCGTGTGGTCCATCGATACCAACGTCGCCGGGCTCGCCCGTCTGGCCGACTTCGCGCCGGACGCCAACATCAACGTCACGGCGGTGCCGGAACCGGCGACCTACGGCATGCTGCTGGCCGGACTGGGAATGCTGGGCATGGTGGCCCGCCGCCGCCGCGCGAGCGCCGAGGGCTGA
- a CDS encoding diguanylate cyclase, producing MTSRKSSRDPPGPASVAAGQTRAASFTVEPRLAASLAAILLRNADESDNGIAMLDAGNIFLYHNQAFAQMFGFADDTMVGKHYDDMMIWAYTHRCGPLIEAASIEEWLCHVHTRQRSARFRSFEVDLIDGRWLLITEQVNAGGEMVVMCTDITRQKQTEFELKHAHAELRRLALTDELTGIPNRRQLFPRFDVELERAERHGSPLCLAILDLDHFKHVNDRYGHAAGDAVLRHFADFLVRCLRAADVVGRLGGEEFAVLLPETGIEEALFVLRRVVEQLAEETVDAVSPGFAYAFSGGVAAAGQARPATAQRLLACADRALYQAKSGGRNRINAYVPDDYGT from the coding sequence ATGACATCACGCAAGTCCAGCCGGGACCCTCCCGGCCCGGCGTCCGTCGCGGCCGGGCAGACCCGCGCCGCCTCTTTCACCGTCGAGCCGCGGCTGGCCGCCAGCTTGGCTGCCATCCTGCTGCGTAACGCCGACGAGAGCGACAACGGCATCGCCATGCTCGACGCCGGCAACATCTTCCTGTACCACAACCAAGCCTTCGCGCAGATGTTCGGCTTCGCCGACGACACCATGGTCGGCAAGCACTACGACGATATGATGATCTGGGCCTACACCCACCGGTGCGGGCCGTTGATCGAGGCGGCCAGCATCGAGGAGTGGTTGTGCCATGTGCATACCCGGCAGCGCAGCGCCCGCTTCCGCAGCTTCGAGGTGGACCTGATCGACGGCCGCTGGCTGCTGATCACCGAGCAGGTGAACGCCGGTGGCGAAATGGTGGTGATGTGCACCGACATCACCCGCCAGAAACAAACCGAATTTGAACTTAAACACGCGCACGCCGAGCTGAGGCGGCTGGCGCTGACCGACGAACTCACCGGCATCCCGAACCGGCGCCAGCTCTTCCCGCGCTTCGACGTCGAGCTGGAGCGGGCCGAGCGCCACGGCTCTCCGCTGTGTCTGGCGATACTGGACCTCGACCACTTCAAGCACGTCAACGACCGCTACGGCCACGCGGCCGGCGACGCCGTGCTGCGCCACTTCGCCGATTTTCTGGTGCGTTGCTTGCGCGCGGCCGACGTGGTGGGCCGATTGGGGGGCGAGGAATTCGCCGTGCTATTGCCGGAGACCGGCATCGAGGAGGCGCTGTTTGTGTTGCGCCGTGTGGTGGAGCAATTGGCGGAGGAGACCGTGGACGCGGTCTCCCCGGGGTTCGCCTACGCTTTTTCAGGCGGTGTGGCGGCTGCCGGCCAGGCCCGGCCGGCGACCGCGCAACGCTTGCTGGCGTGCGCGGACCGCGCGCTCTACCAAGCCAAGAGCGGCGGCCGCAACCGCATCAACGCATATGTACCGGACGACTACGGGACATAG
- a CDS encoding ACT domain-containing protein translates to MHQITLEQDPHPYAVSRLAPDQPIPAWADGEGFVTISRSRQELSIVCRAGRVPAGIQSEQDWVCWRFVGPFAFGATGIVLSVIEPLSRGGIGIFVVSTFDGDHLLVQRGDLARALPLLTAAGHLLVASDEIQ, encoded by the coding sequence ATGCACCAGATCACGCTCGAGCAAGACCCTCATCCCTACGCCGTCAGCCGCCTCGCCCCGGATCAGCCGATCCCCGCCTGGGCCGACGGCGAAGGCTTTGTCACCATCAGCCGTTCGCGCCAGGAGCTGTCCATCGTCTGCCGCGCCGGGCGGGTGCCGGCGGGAATACAGTCGGAGCAGGATTGGGTGTGCTGGCGGTTCGTCGGCCCGTTCGCCTTCGGCGCCACCGGCATCGTGTTGTCAGTGATCGAACCCTTGTCGCGCGGCGGTATCGGCATTTTCGTGGTATCGACCTTTGACGGCGATCATTTGCTGGTGCAACGCGGCGATCTGGCGCGCGCGTTACCGCTGTTGACCGCCGCCGGCCACCTGCTGGTCGCTTCCGATGAGATACAGTGA